One Ochotona princeps isolate mOchPri1 chromosome 29, mOchPri1.hap1, whole genome shotgun sequence genomic region harbors:
- the ASPHD2 gene encoding aspartate beta-hydroxylase domain-containing protein 2 translates to MSLEWLVSWNWSLDGLRDCIATGIQSVRDCDTTAAVTVACLLVLFVWYCYHVGREQPRPYASVNSLMQGAEVNGLQNGFVSCQSPECVRCTHHEGLNQKLYHNLQEYAKRYSWSGMGRIHKGIREQGRYLNSRPSIQKPEIFFLPDLPTTPYFSRDAQKHDVELLERNFQTILCEFETLYKAFSNCSLPQGWKMNSTPSGEWFTFYLVNQGVCVPRNCRKCPRTYRLLGSLRTCIGNNVFGNACISVLSPGTVITEHYGPTNIRIRCHLGLKTPSGCELVVGGEPQCWAEGRCLLFDDSFLHTAFHEGSAEDGPRVVFMVDLWHPNVAAAERQALDFIFAPGR, encoded by the exons ATGTCGCTTGAGTGGCTGGTGTCCTGGAACTGGTCGCTGGATGGCCTGAGGGATTGCATCGCCACAGGCATCCAATCAGTGCGGGACTGCGATACCACGGCGGCAGTCACCGTGGCCTGCCTGCTGGTGCTGTTCGTGTGGTACTGCTACCACGTGGGCAGGGAGCAGCCACGGCCCTATGCGTCGGTCAACTCCCTCATGCAGGGCGCCGAGGTCAACGGGCTACAGAATGGCTTCGTGTCCTGCCAGTCTCCGGAGTGCGTACGCTGCACCCACCACGAGGGGCTCAACCAGAAACTCTACCATAACCTGCAGGAGTACGCCAAGCGGTACTCGTGGTCGGGCATGGGCCGCATCCACAAGGGCATCCGCGAGCAGGGCCGCTACCTCAACAGTCGGCCCTCCATCCAGAAGCCCGAGATCTTCTTCCTGCCTGACCTCCCTACCACACCCTACTTCTCCCGGGATGCTCAGAAGCATgacgtggagctgctggaacgCAACTTCCAGACCATCCTGTGTGAGTTTGAGACCCTCTACAAGGCCTTCTCGAACTGCAGCCTCCCACAGGGCTGGAAAATGAACAGCACCCCAAGCGGGGAATGGTTCACCTTTTACCTGGTCAACCAGGGGGTGTGCGTGCCCCGGAACTGCAGGAAGTGCCCACGGACGTACCGCTTGCTTGGCAGCCTTCGGACCTGTATTGGAAACAATGTTTTTGGGAACGCGTGCATCTCCGTACTGAGCCCTGGGACGGTGATCACAGAGCACTATGGGCCCACCAACATCCGCATCCGATGCCACCTAG GTTTGAAAACCCCCAGTGGCTGTGAGCTGGTGGTAGGGGGCGAGCCGCAGTGCTGGGCAGAGGGACGCTGCCTTCTCTTCGATGATTCCTTCCTGCACACAGCGTTTCACGAAG GctcagcagaggacggcccccGGGTGGTGTTCATGGTGGATCTGTGGCATCCCAACGTGGCGGCGGCCGAGCGGCAGGCCCTCGATTTCATCTTTGCACCAGGACGATGA